The Sphingomonas sp. So64.6b genome includes a region encoding these proteins:
- a CDS encoding beta-L-arabinofuranosidase domain-containing protein, with the protein MSSIADLALTPAVIAKLPGAMTFAAPDAVALGGVLGEALAANHRGRLSRFIVDETSPAIALFEAAETCCNIAGDWYGEHAGKWLQAATRAAIRTGDKALLEHVRHVADHLVALQDSDGYLGNYAPERRFTQPQPARPESWDGAPALRTWDIWTHSYLMLGLLELARHTGERCYRDAAARIGDLVWRTLSEGQVTITGLGNHFGLSASVVIDPAIELHAATGEQRYLDLARLVLGQIDREPRNALLSRALAGADASEIATGKVYQLLWNLVGIAKLYRATGEGDYLRAVEHLWRNVRDHHLTLGGAPYGGIAHRSREVFNPAGVFSPYGYVETCSTMAWIQLNRELLAITGAAHYAQEIERTAYNDLLGAQAPNGEDWCYYSFPNGRRVHTTYWRCCKSSGAVALEELAPVAYGVTADGAVAVNLLGPSVARLGTTAGAVMIEQRTRYPFDGAIDLLVTPEPAESFAIDIRIPDWAEGATLAVNGAPGTDVVAGLYARIARTWQAGDIVTLRLPLVPRLHRGIARNVQESLAPGGEPVRQEVLHFDYAAITLGPLVYATGLVDDFKVEETIRLPDAPAKDWLTVIPASGEAPGDTVRLSPQGRAPIDYAPWYRAGGMADGTWRLTWLMLAPEGSS; encoded by the coding sequence GTGTCGTCGATCGCTGACCTCGCCCTCACGCCGGCTGTTATCGCGAAGCTGCCCGGAGCAATGACCTTTGCTGCGCCTGACGCGGTAGCGCTGGGCGGCGTGCTCGGCGAGGCGCTCGCCGCCAATCATCGCGGCCGGCTGTCGCGTTTCATTGTCGACGAGACGAGTCCGGCCATCGCGCTGTTCGAAGCCGCCGAGACGTGCTGCAATATCGCCGGCGACTGGTATGGCGAGCATGCCGGCAAATGGCTTCAGGCCGCGACGCGCGCTGCCATCCGCACCGGCGACAAGGCTCTGCTGGAGCATGTCCGCCATGTCGCCGATCATCTGGTCGCGCTGCAGGATAGCGATGGGTATCTCGGCAACTACGCGCCCGAGCGTCGTTTCACCCAGCCGCAGCCGGCCAGGCCGGAAAGCTGGGACGGGGCGCCCGCTTTGCGCACCTGGGACATATGGACTCATAGCTATCTGATGCTCGGGCTGCTCGAGCTGGCTCGCCATACCGGCGAGCGCTGCTATCGCGACGCTGCCGCGCGGATCGGCGATCTGGTATGGCGCACGCTCAGCGAAGGGCAGGTTACGATCACCGGTCTCGGCAATCATTTCGGCCTGTCGGCGAGTGTCGTGATTGACCCCGCCATTGAACTCCATGCCGCGACCGGTGAACAACGATATCTTGACCTCGCGCGCCTCGTGCTCGGCCAGATCGATCGCGAACCGCGCAACGCGCTTTTGTCGCGCGCTCTCGCCGGCGCGGACGCATCGGAAATCGCCACCGGCAAGGTCTATCAATTGCTATGGAATCTGGTCGGCATCGCCAAGCTGTACCGCGCCACCGGCGAAGGCGACTATCTGCGTGCGGTCGAGCACCTTTGGCGCAACGTGCGTGACCATCACTTGACGCTGGGCGGCGCGCCATATGGCGGCATCGCGCATCGTTCGCGCGAGGTGTTCAACCCTGCCGGCGTGTTCAGCCCGTACGGCTATGTCGAGACCTGCTCGACCATGGCGTGGATCCAGCTCAACCGCGAACTGCTGGCGATCACCGGGGCGGCGCACTATGCTCAGGAAATCGAACGCACCGCCTATAACGACTTGCTCGGTGCTCAGGCCCCGAATGGTGAGGACTGGTGCTATTACAGCTTCCCCAACGGCCGCCGCGTTCACACCACCTATTGGCGCTGCTGCAAGTCGAGCGGGGCGGTCGCGCTCGAGGAACTGGCGCCGGTCGCGTACGGCGTGACGGCGGACGGTGCCGTCGCGGTGAACCTGCTCGGCCCGTCGGTGGCGAGGCTGGGGACGACTGCCGGCGCGGTAATGATCGAGCAGCGGACCCGCTACCCGTTCGACGGCGCCATCGATCTGCTCGTAACGCCGGAGCCCGCTGAGTCCTTTGCGATCGATATCCGCATTCCTGACTGGGCCGAGGGCGCGACACTGGCCGTGAACGGGGCGCCGGGGACGGATGTGGTTGCCGGCCTCTATGCCCGCATCGCCCGGACCTGGCAGGCCGGCGACATCGTGACGCTGCGTCTTCCATTGGTACCGCGCCTGCACCGCGGCATCGCGCGCAACGTGCAGGAGTCACTGGCGCCGGGCGGCGAGCCGGTGCGACAGGAAGTACTGCACTTCGACTATGCCGCGATCACGCTTGGCCCGCTGGTTTATGCCACCGGCCTGGTCGATGACTTCAAGGTCGAAGAAACGATCCGTCTGCCCGATGCTCCCGCTAAAGACTGGCTGACCGTCATACCGGCCAGCGGGGAAGCACCGGGCGACACCGTGCGGTTGAGCCCACAGGGGCGCGCGCCCATCGACTATGCGCCCTGGTACCGCGCCGGCGGCATGGCGGATGGGACGTGGCGGCTGACCTGGCTGATGTTGGCACCGGAGGGATCGTCATGA
- a CDS encoding SUMF1/EgtB/PvdO family nonheme iron enzyme: protein MTHSPHRTSSDIKFSHALTGPFLPQPGKVPGWPFAEMGRWKIDVDGAIDDWLQGLREWRTEHLIRIGFDDAAYRRPELAWAQRNFVHVQMMAEDRYLYDPDTGRYTVDRYLDDLEARFGGVDSVLLWYIYPNIGIDDRNQFDLIEALPGGIEGVCGMVDDFHARGVKVLLPTMPWDNGTRPAGRPDWERMADLVVATGADGINGDTYSGVPRAFLEACDARGRSVVLQPETTAQAGDHILSWNVQSWAKRIPTDTIPAVLKLKWLEPRHIINIENRWGRERNNDLQQAFFNGIGYNAWENVFGFMNQLTPRDGETLRRVATVQRRFAPLLVSADWTPFAHTLQAGVFASRFPGEGMTLWTIVNRNEYAVDGEQVVLPHAAGASYFDVWNGTSLTPRIADDQAVFALPLEGRGFGGILAMTDAAPEWLPGFLDTMRAHAATPLAEYSAEWRSLQQELVAIAPTARAETLPESMVDIPAGTFDFAVHGVVIEGYAAEGVDVQYPWEPNARRHHRQRLDVAAFAIDRFPVTNAAFKLFLDASGYHPADAHNFLLHWQDGAPPSGWGNKPVTWVSIEDARAYAAWAGKRLPREWEWHYAAQGRDGRRYPWGDDWNSAAVPEPACGRTMPVPADVDAHPAGASPFGVMDLVGNVWQWTDEYRDEHVRGAVLRGGSAYQPQTSHWYFPQAYALDQHGKFLLMSPGKDRSAGIGFRCVVDR, encoded by the coding sequence ATGACGCACTCCCCGCATCGCACCAGCAGCGACATCAAATTCTCCCACGCGCTGACGGGGCCGTTTCTGCCGCAGCCCGGCAAGGTGCCGGGCTGGCCGTTCGCCGAGATGGGGCGATGGAAAATCGATGTCGACGGCGCGATCGACGATTGGCTGCAGGGCCTGCGCGAATGGCGCACTGAGCACCTCATCCGGATCGGCTTCGACGACGCGGCCTATCGCCGGCCTGAGCTGGCCTGGGCGCAACGCAACTTCGTCCATGTCCAGATGATGGCTGAGGACCGCTACCTCTATGATCCGGACACCGGTCGCTACACGGTCGACCGTTATCTCGACGATCTGGAGGCGCGCTTCGGCGGGGTCGACAGCGTGCTGCTGTGGTATATCTATCCCAATATCGGGATCGACGATCGCAACCAGTTCGACCTGATCGAGGCGCTGCCCGGCGGGATCGAGGGCGTGTGCGGCATGGTCGACGATTTTCATGCGCGCGGCGTCAAGGTGCTGTTGCCGACCATGCCGTGGGACAATGGCACCCGCCCCGCCGGCAGGCCCGACTGGGAACGGATGGCCGATCTGGTCGTCGCGACCGGCGCCGATGGCATCAACGGCGACACCTATAGCGGCGTGCCGCGCGCCTTTCTCGAAGCGTGCGACGCGCGCGGCCGCTCGGTCGTGCTGCAGCCAGAGACGACCGCCCAGGCCGGTGACCATATCCTGTCATGGAATGTGCAGAGCTGGGCCAAGCGCATTCCGACCGACACCATCCCGGCCGTGCTCAAGCTGAAATGGCTCGAGCCGCGGCATATCATCAACATCGAGAACCGCTGGGGCCGCGAGCGCAACAACGACCTGCAACAGGCCTTCTTCAACGGCATCGGCTACAATGCCTGGGAGAATGTCTTCGGTTTCATGAACCAGCTGACGCCGCGTGACGGCGAGACGCTGCGCCGCGTCGCGACCGTGCAGCGCCGCTTCGCCCCGCTGCTGGTCAGCGCCGATTGGACGCCCTTTGCGCACACGCTTCAGGCCGGGGTGTTCGCCAGCCGCTTTCCGGGCGAGGGCATGACGCTGTGGACCATCGTCAACCGCAATGAATATGCGGTGGACGGCGAGCAGGTCGTCCTGCCGCATGCCGCGGGCGCGTCCTATTTCGATGTGTGGAACGGCACGTCCCTGACACCGCGTATCGCCGATGATCAGGCGGTGTTCGCGTTGCCGCTCGAAGGGCGGGGGTTCGGCGGCATCCTTGCTATGACCGATGCAGCGCCCGAATGGCTGCCCGGCTTCCTCGACACAATGCGTGCCCACGCCGCGACGCCGCTCGCCGAATATTCGGCCGAGTGGCGCTCGCTGCAGCAGGAGCTCGTCGCCATCGCGCCGACGGCGCGAGCCGAGACGCTGCCCGAGAGCATGGTGGATATTCCCGCCGGCACGTTCGACTTTGCCGTGCATGGCGTGGTGATCGAGGGCTACGCCGCCGAGGGCGTCGACGTACAATATCCATGGGAGCCGAACGCCCGGCGCCATCACCGCCAACGGCTCGACGTCGCGGCCTTCGCAATAGACCGTTTCCCGGTGACCAATGCCGCGTTCAAACTGTTCCTAGATGCGAGCGGCTATCACCCGGCCGATGCGCATAACTTCCTGCTTCACTGGCAGGATGGTGCGCCGCCGTCGGGATGGGGCAATAAGCCGGTCACCTGGGTGTCGATCGAGGATGCTCGTGCCTATGCCGCCTGGGCGGGCAAACGCCTGCCGCGCGAGTGGGAATGGCACTACGCCGCGCAAGGGCGGGACGGTCGTCGTTACCCTTGGGGTGATGATTGGAATTCCGCTGCGGTGCCCGAACCGGCCTGTGGTCGGACAATGCCGGTTCCCGCCGATGTCGACGCGCACCCGGCCGGCGCAAGCCCGTTCGGAGTGATGGATCTGGTCGGCAATGTCTGGCAGTGGACCGACGAATATCGCGACGAGCATGTCCGCGGCGCGGTGCTGCGCGGGGGCAGCGCCTATCAGCCGCAGACCTCGCACTGGTATTTCCCTCAGGCCTATGCGCTCGATCAACATGGCAAGTTTTTGCTCATGTCGCCAGGCAAGGACCGCTCGGCGGGGATCGGATTCCGTTGTGTCGTCGATCGCTGA
- a CDS encoding helix-turn-helix domain-containing protein — protein sequence MIATTILTLETALASSVTVTIDVLAMANRICIAAGRPLAFEVRIVGPGAGLFRPFLAFPEASHDEPELFIIPAQGLSKAECYRTRLTEPDTIIARDLILAARRAGAHITASCTGSLLLASTGLLDGKRATSAWWLAPVFDQLYPAVALDIDELVLRDGAFTTAGAAMAQIDLMVGLIARYAGAEVAEGCARRMVLDERRSQLPYMAIGLLAASSESVARAAAWARPRLGDGISVNDVADAVGQSPRTFSRRVTAATGMSPVRFLQQLRVERAVELIETTTLAFEEVAYRVGYSDPSTLRGLIQRRSGLGPRELRARIRSSRAHRLPPPLGVALRA from the coding sequence ATGATCGCCACGACGATACTTACGCTCGAAACCGCGCTGGCATCCAGCGTCACGGTCACCATCGATGTGCTGGCGATGGCCAATCGGATCTGTATCGCCGCAGGCCGCCCGCTGGCGTTCGAGGTCCGTATCGTTGGGCCGGGCGCTGGGCTGTTTCGACCATTTCTCGCCTTCCCCGAGGCGTCGCATGACGAACCGGAGCTGTTCATCATCCCCGCGCAAGGCCTGTCCAAGGCGGAATGCTATCGAACTCGGCTTACCGAACCCGACACCATCATCGCCCGTGACTTGATCCTGGCGGCACGAAGGGCGGGCGCACACATCACCGCCTCTTGCACCGGCAGCCTGCTGCTCGCCAGCACCGGCCTGCTGGACGGAAAACGCGCAACCAGCGCCTGGTGGCTCGCCCCTGTGTTCGACCAGCTCTATCCAGCGGTAGCACTCGACATTGACGAATTGGTGCTGAGAGACGGCGCGTTCACGACCGCGGGCGCGGCAATGGCCCAGATCGACCTGATGGTCGGACTGATCGCACGCTATGCAGGCGCGGAGGTGGCCGAAGGCTGTGCGCGGCGCATGGTGCTCGACGAACGGCGCTCGCAGCTCCCCTATATGGCGATCGGACTGCTCGCTGCCTCCAGCGAAAGTGTCGCGCGCGCTGCGGCTTGGGCGCGCCCCCGCCTCGGCGACGGCATTAGTGTCAACGACGTGGCGGACGCGGTCGGCCAGTCGCCGCGGACCTTCTCGCGACGAGTGACAGCAGCTACAGGCATGTCGCCGGTCCGCTTCCTCCAGCAATTGCGCGTCGAGCGCGCCGTCGAACTGATCGAGACGACGACGCTGGCATTCGAAGAAGTCGCGTACCGTGTGGGCTATTCAGACCCCTCGACTTTGCGTGGTCTGATCCAGCGAAGATCGGGGCTTGGCCCGCGGGAGTTGCGCGCCCGGATCCGCTCGTCCCGGGCCCACAGGCTGCCGCCGCCGTTGGGCGTCGCGCTACGGGCGTGA
- a CDS encoding NAD(P)-dependent oxidoreductase, whose amino-acid sequence MRLGFAGLGLMGEPMAARLRHAGQDLTVYNRSAPPRARLAALGANAVDTPKALFAACDAIILMLRDDAAADFVLGRADASLGDRVAGKLIINMGTHAPGYSRALETEIHAGGGAFVEAPVSGSRGPAERGTLVAMLAGDAEAVERSRPLLAPMCREMRVIGPVPSATAMKLAVNLYLIATIASLAEAANLAVAMGVNLALFQEIIRSGPLRSDVAMAKLDKMVRRDFSPEAAIKDVCKNAALVSEAAAAAGADAVLLDRSRQLFEAVIDDGGGALDMAAVSTVFRNHAR is encoded by the coding sequence ATGCGTTTGGGGTTTGCAGGTTTGGGTCTGATGGGGGAGCCAATGGCTGCCCGTCTCAGGCACGCTGGCCAAGATCTGACCGTCTATAACCGGTCCGCCCCCCCCCGCGCGAGACTAGCTGCCCTTGGCGCCAACGCGGTGGATACACCCAAGGCCCTCTTTGCGGCGTGCGACGCGATCATCCTGATGTTGCGCGACGATGCAGCCGCCGATTTCGTGCTCGGCCGGGCTGATGCATCGCTCGGCGACCGCGTCGCCGGCAAGTTGATCATCAACATGGGCACGCATGCGCCTGGATATTCACGCGCGCTCGAAACCGAAATTCACGCGGGCGGCGGCGCGTTTGTGGAAGCGCCGGTCTCGGGCTCGCGCGGCCCTGCCGAACGCGGCACGCTGGTGGCGATGCTGGCCGGCGACGCCGAGGCGGTCGAGCGATCGCGCCCGCTGCTCGCGCCGATGTGCCGCGAAATGCGGGTCATCGGCCCGGTCCCCTCCGCCACAGCTATGAAGCTTGCAGTCAACCTCTATCTGATCGCCACGATCGCTTCGCTGGCCGAGGCTGCTAATCTCGCGGTCGCGATGGGGGTGAATTTGGCGCTGTTCCAGGAGATCATCCGCTCGGGGCCATTGCGCAGCGATGTGGCCATGGCCAAGCTTGATAAGATGGTTCGGCGCGACTTCTCGCCGGAGGCGGCAATCAAAGACGTCTGCAAGAACGCAGCATTGGTATCCGAGGCCGCGGCCGCCGCTGGTGCCGATGCCGTGTTGTTGGATCGCAGCCGGCAACTTTTCGAAGCGGTGATCGACGATGGAGGCGGCGCGCTCGACATGGCGGCGGTCAGCACCGTTTTCCGGAATCACGCGAGGTGA
- a CDS encoding CoA transferase: MTARSLFSSARRTGPAGPLSGVKVLDLSAYIAGPYGCTLLADQGADVIKVEPPGGDNLRQYPSTLQGENRAFLGVNRSKQGAMLDLKNAEDRAVLLALADEADVLVHNFRPGVPERLGIDFDQLSARNSRLIYCAVTGYGEEGPLRDRAGYDQVLQAMTGMCVLQGKPGCEPELTYGSPVDYYAAALVAAGVASALFERERSGRGQFVGVSLLRSALTMQSARLICAQGETLDIWRDMRSGGITGLYPTADGHIYLSANTPRFWHALCRLTCLAELGDDPRYDSVKKRAEHAGEIVPRLKEVLMTRNAREWEELLADQVPCSVARPVEDMFDHPQVLAEELIAPIAHDALGSYRGVTRPIKYGRTPGPDPFAAPLLGQDTMRVKRGPAAD, from the coding sequence ATGACCGCGCGATCGTTGTTCAGCAGTGCCAGGCGCACTGGTCCGGCCGGGCCCCTCAGCGGGGTCAAGGTGCTCGACCTCAGTGCTTATATCGCCGGCCCCTATGGCTGTACCCTGCTCGCCGACCAAGGTGCAGATGTGATCAAGGTCGAGCCGCCCGGCGGCGACAATCTGCGCCAATATCCGTCCACCCTGCAGGGCGAGAACCGCGCCTTTCTCGGCGTCAATCGCAGCAAGCAGGGCGCCATGCTCGACCTCAAGAACGCAGAGGATCGCGCGGTATTACTCGCTCTCGCCGACGAAGCCGATGTGCTGGTGCATAATTTTCGCCCCGGCGTGCCCGAGCGGCTGGGGATCGATTTCGACCAGCTCAGCGCCCGCAATTCCAGGCTGATCTATTGCGCAGTGACCGGTTATGGCGAGGAGGGGCCGCTGCGCGACCGTGCCGGTTACGATCAGGTGCTGCAAGCAATGACCGGCATGTGCGTGCTTCAGGGCAAGCCGGGATGTGAGCCCGAGCTCACCTATGGTTCTCCGGTCGACTATTATGCCGCAGCGCTGGTCGCCGCCGGCGTCGCCTCGGCGCTGTTCGAACGCGAGCGCAGCGGGCGCGGGCAGTTCGTGGGCGTGTCGCTGCTGCGCAGCGCGCTCACCATGCAGTCGGCGCGGCTTATCTGTGCCCAGGGTGAAACGCTCGACATCTGGCGCGACATGCGCTCGGGCGGCATTACGGGTCTCTACCCCACCGCTGACGGGCATATTTATCTTTCCGCCAATACGCCGCGCTTCTGGCATGCGCTGTGCCGGCTAACCTGCCTGGCCGAGCTCGGCGATGACCCCCGCTACGACAGCGTCAAGAAGCGCGCGGAGCACGCCGGAGAGATCGTTCCACGTCTAAAGGAAGTCCTGATGACGCGTAATGCGCGGGAATGGGAAGAACTCCTGGCCGATCAGGTGCCTTGCTCCGTCGCGCGTCCGGTCGAGGACATGTTCGATCATCCACAGGTTCTGGCCGAGGAATTGATCGCGCCGATCGCGCATGACGCGCTCGGCAGCTATCGCGGTGTAACGCGGCCGATCAAATATGGGCGCACACCCGGACCCGATCCCTTTGCCGCGCCTCTGCTCGGGCAGGACACGATGCGAGTGAAACGAGGGCCGGCAGCCGACTGA